The nucleotide sequence tttttaaataaaaaaatcaaaaggattaacaatgcagatgaattttcacagccttttttgatcatatttgccaagggtgccaatatttgtgggcatgactgtatatatacacacacacactttactcaaagattaaattaaaatttattaattaaaacttaTTACATAGattgaaaaagaatagagcaagctagtgttagaggtctttttttataattgcataataaatgaaaagaaaatagatagaatacaaaaagattagaaaggtagttagattttttttttttttttttttttttaagaatagaattagaatagtgagtgttaaagttagtgggtcaaataaagatggaagagataggttttaagccgattcttgaagatggctaaggactcggattgagttggggaggtcattccaccaagagggaacatttaatttaaaagtcagtaaaagtgactttgtgcttctttgggatggcacaatcaagcgacgttcacttgcagaacacaagcttctagagggcacataagtctgaagtaacacatttaggtaaatgggtgcagagccagtggtagtgttgtaggcaaacatcaatgccttgaattttatgcgagcagctattggaagccagtgcaaattgataaacagaggtgagacgtgtattctttttgtctcattaaaaattaatcttgctgcagcgttctgaattaattgtaaaggtttgacagaattggctggaagacctgccaagagggcattgcaatagtccaacctggacagaacaagagcttgaacaaggagttgtgcagcatgttccgaaagaaagggcttgatcttgatgttgaataaagcaaatctgcaggatcggacagttttagcaatgtggtctgagaaagtcagctgatcatcaatcatactgtaactccaaggtttctagctgtttttgaaggagttatgattgatgtgTCTAAATTGATGGtgaaagtcccgggaaccaatgttctttatgtgttttttttgccttattcaagtgatttaacattttagtttttcactaaccacacataacattttttttctctccactcTCCCTTACGCTTGTGTACACTGTGTGAACTGTTGCACTATTGTCCTGCAAGAAAACAGaatcacaattaaaaataaaatggctgAGGGTTTACAGAAAAGTCACAGTTGTCTTACTGTTCTCTTTACCCAGATATGCACAGAATGTTGTATCAACATAAATCACCTCTTCTTCCCGATTCATAAACCTTttaataaaaaccaaacaaaaaacaaaacaaaaaaaaacagaaaatggtTACAAATTGATTACAAATCACCAttttaaagttaacaaaatatgCTCAAGCATATGCAGGGTGCGATTTGCCGGGGGGGGATGCGTGGGATTTCCCCCTTTCTGGTCAATGTATCCCTgcctctgcttaattatttttatccccGGTGGGGATAAATTTATCCCCCCCCTCAAAGTGATCAGTGCTACTACACTAGTGGTGAGACGGATCACAAAACCTATCACGGATCCATGGTCTGattaaagtcaattttattttaaaatgcgctATTTTGGCTGGCTCATCCTCTCtgtatcatagacagtaaaagaaatggacacagcgatcccattggattcaatggagaaaaatgaagtcaattagaagcacgcacttcctaggggtcgagcgtactgcgcagactcaaactgagcttgatgatgtaaatgtcacgtgagcaacctgtaattATTCTAATCGCTGTgctaagagaaatctgaatcacccaccgaatcttccagagaaAGGCGagtgtgaacaggagcaaattatGGTAAGTATTCCGATTAATTATCTCCCtcgactttatgcctccacgtccccccgatagcctcatagacagtaaaagattgcctgcgagcttctcctcctgtccatacggtaatttctctactgtgcgacagagagtcgctggttatgacacaatcgttagcctattttttacaaaaactgcttctacgggaccataacgtaagatacaaggtaatggagccttttatacactttcgtgtttctttagaaataaagaatggacaaatggagtctttaaacgcctcagatgtaaagttattcgctttcaaagtgacgccaaaatgaatgggagtcaatggaatgctaacagcaggtgggggtccgctagccaatggcggcgcccaggggtgcttcaaaaaaaatatgaaaccctgccccctgcCCTGTATTCACCACTCTGCAGACTTGCTCAATACCCCGCCCACGGCGCTATTTGATTGGTTAAGCTCACGAGTAATAGCCCATCAACACTTGCGAGACAATTGAAGCCAGTCCGCTTGGCAGTGGAGTTGCCAACTTGGcaactttgtcgctagatttagcaacttttttCCAAAATAGCGACTCGCGACAAATCTAGAGGTCTCTCTTTCCCAGCGCGAGCTTCTCTCTCTGCAACTGCTGTGTTCAGCGAGCGCAGAGaagagcagcactttcagttaaaaaaaaaaaaaagatattctgttgcttctaactctattttacaagcaagtatagcCGACATCAGTAACAGCCCAACCACCGACTTTATCgtatgtgtattttatttcattagtgcagattaatgtttgagagctggttatgtagtcttaatggaccgcgtttcagtcattataatattcattccgttgtctgacaacagaaacattaaaatatagtaataaaaactgttttattgagaattagattaaatggctaaattaaattGCTGTATGTGAGCATAGGGATGCAATACAATACGACGCACTTAcgtcataaatatgctaattagcacatgACATCATCTAGTTAATgttctcattatttatttttatgaattaaaatgtttcaaacaccccccccccccctcccccctctgtttttttcacaaatcgcACACTGAgcatatgtatttttgtaatgacTTGCCTTCTTTTTCCTCAAACCTACAACTGCAGCTATGCACGCAAGCAGCACTGCTATAATTGTTATAATGGCTATAAGGGCTTTTGGCATCATGTGTTTCGAACGGTTATCCAGTCCTGtaatacacaaaaaaagaaaaaaaaaattgttatatatatatatgaaaatagaaaaagatttcattcattttccaGGATgggttataaaaatgtaaacctataaacatgaatgtcttctaaaagtttttttttttttctctaaatttaGGAATAAAGTAGCATATACTGTAGGATCAAAGTTATCCAAATAGGATCCAAGTAGAATTGATGCCACACAAAACAGAACAATTTCATATGGGCTGTATTATATCTTAtaatacagaaataataataataataataatggcaagCTTATGAAAGATACTAAAATGTCTTAACCAAGATATGACCTAATCCTTGTTTaatctaagccctgtctgtgataCCAAGGCCTGACTCATTTACAATTAGAAGATAGAAGACTAATTAATACCTGCACATGGctgacagagttgagtgatgttgatgttgtgttcagtctggtttgtgatgggattgttgatcacacagctgtagatgttgttctcctgatattccacctccagaggtagagagagactgatgctgagatcagacacactgatgctggacaataaactgtttcctttgtaccaggagagagtcacagcactcacattcacaactgaacacagcagtgaacaattGGATGTGGATGATCCTGAAGAACATTGTGAAGAGTCTCTGGTGATGACAGGAGCAGGCAGACGTGCTGGACAGAGATATGAACATTAAATGATGCTCTGTTGGCTATTGCAAACTCCCCCAGATTGTAACCATGATACAATTTGTGTAATAGATTTATTTACACTAGAATGTATCACTACATAGGAATCACTTTTTATGCTTAACGCAAAGTGCTATTTGTTTTATATGGATgcaatgtgcaaaaaaaacataaaactgtgTAAATAACATCTAACTTCATTTGCACTTATAGCATCTCGACATAAACTAAAAGTAATGAAGAGTTAGGACAACAAGATGCCAAGACATGAATATGATGTTGGTATGCATCGTCAACTTAccataaatagaaatattaaacaaCTTCTCTTCTGTTCCTCTGCTGCTGATGATCTgtagtttataaagtccagagtgtTCAGATCTGATGTTTCTGacggtcagagatccagtttgattgtccatCTGGAGTCTGTCTCCAAATATTGTATTAGTGGCATCTATATAAATGTTTTGTCTGTGGATATCAGCAATACGAGTGTTTTGAGGTCCAAACATCCACAGAATCTGCTCCTCTCTCTGTACTTTAACATCAGTGTTTAGAAAGACAGAATCTCCTTCagtcactgacactgacttcacttcatctgtATCACCAATAACACCTGaaacatatttagaaaatatttggcTCTGTTATATAACAGGAATACAAATAGCAAGATATTAAATATAGATTTCTTTATCAACATTATGAACTGAATCAAGAACAGGCAGTTGTTTCCATTAGCCAATCTATCCACCTCATTTTGCAACACAGAAGAAGCATTTGCTATTTTCTGTTAATGTGTGTGAACTGTGATTCATTAGCCACAAGTGTAaataactgtattaaaaaaaaaaaacaccaaaagagTGTTTGTGATTAtgataataaactaaaataatatgataacaaatGCAGTATTAAACTGCATAATGGACAGTTTTTGTACAGCTGAAATAACTGGAAGCAAAAGACACTGGAAACCATAACACATTCAATTTCCAAATGGCCACACCGTGcttatgttaaaaataaggtgCAAACACCTTGGGAAGCAAATTAGTAAATAGTGAAGGGAACAATCTGGTACCAGTCTTAAAGACGGAGGTAAGAATATGACTGGAAGTCAGAATTTATCACAACCATTATTATGCTGAAAGTGAAATCTAACTAAGCACACATAAGATTTTCCTGGCATCTTTAAAAAGTCAGATCTGAATACACTccataaacatcttaaaaaacATTGGCTAAAtgtctatttaaatatttctcaATAGAGAACTGGTCAATCAACTGAATTAAATTGAAGACAACTCCCCCACACAATAATTAtatcaataattacaattaattacaataatatgAAGTAAATTATTGAACAAATATATGTGTCAGATAACTACCTAGCACTATGTCAGCATACATGAATAAGGCATCTTCTGAATTCATTTGTTACCCTAAAATTCACAGACATCTATCAAATACAATCACACACATTGCGAAGGATCTCTGCACTGATTCAAATCACCAATTTGTTTGAGGAAGCATGCGTGTAGGCCTATATGTATTTGTCAATTCCGCTCCCCACTCATCTATTTCATCCCACTCTGGTGAAATCGCTCCACGCTCGATCAAATTCTAAATTCCTCTGAATGCCCAACAACTTCCGTTTTGAACCGACGCACGCCTGGGACACACTGCGAGCGTGGCAGACGTGGAGCGGGTTTGTTGAGTGTTCCGCTTCACTCTTCCCCGGGGCCGCGGCTGCTGTGGTTAAACCTCGCCTGATACCTGTTATGCGCGGCCGCAGGTGTACAGGCGAGAAGACGAAAATCAACACGCGGCAAACCCACTCCGCGACGCAGCCTGTATCCCATCAAGAACTCACAGCAACAACAAAACAGAacatatttcaaacaaacaagTTTTGAAGACAAGTCTGGGGCTTCAAAAAACTAAAAAGCTAAACATCCATGTGTTGAACATAAATTACCTCGAACTAGCCAACCATAGACTTATAAGATTTGGGGGCTATGTAGACGATATGGTACGGCTCCAGCCTTATACATGTAGTTCATAGAGCTTCTGCTAAAAGAACACAATTAAGAACaagctaaacaaaacaaaacaaaaaaggctaGTGCTATTTACCTTTCTTGAGCAACAGACAAAAGCAAAGGAAAACAGCTTTGTCCGTCATAGTCCTACAAGAACAACGTTCTGGTCTCGATGATCACACCGTAACAATGAATCACTATAGCGGCTCACTGAATTGCATTATTCTTtatgagtttgattgacagtcgTTTTAGCCAATTGTTATCCAGACTGGGTCGTTCTGCAAGAAAATACTTTTAGTTCCACGCGCGAGCAGGTTCATTCTGTGAAGCCGGGAAACACTACTGTCAGGTCGGTTATGAATGTCATTTGAGCTCAATTAGTGTTTTCAGTCTCGAGACTAAAGTCTGGTGCACGGTGTTTAAAGAAATTAAGACCAGCCAGGGGCGGTGCCAGGAATTTTGGGCCccatgacaaaaaaaagaaaaaaaaaactaattgggTCCCCTCTGCACAGCTGTTGTCACCACATCATTCCTAATTGAACTGACAGCCTAATCCAGGTTATAATCCTGGCCCATCCTAAAacatgtctgtgaaaccaggccctGTCATAATCATGACATCACATCACAATAAAACCGAACTTTACAATAGAACAAATATCTTGATAGGGGAGAGTGGAGTAAGAtgagccaattttttttttttttttacttacgtgGCTCTCAAGATAAGGTAAATGAGCCAAAAGTAATGTCATTTTAGGATGTTTTCTATCATTTTAAACTTTCAGACaatgcaatcaaaaaaaaaaaaaaaaaacccacattatatatatatatatatatatatatatatatatatatatatatatatatatataaatatatatatatgattactaatcaaaaataaataaataaatttgcccCATGGTAAGTTAGAGGTAACATGACCTGAGTCAGTGGGTAAGATCTGGACCCCATCTGGGTGTAAACCAGGGCtgtccaaactcagtcctggCAGGCCATGTCCTTCTGAGTTTAACTCCAGCTTACCTCAACACCTGTCTGGACATTTCTAGCATGCATAGCAAGACCTTGATTAGGTGGTTCAGATGTTTTTTATTGGGGTGGGAAACTACAGGAGGGTGGCCCTCCGGGAACGAGTTACCTGGTGTAAACTGTCCATCTAACTGAATCTGATTCAAATCCATGTATGTAATTTACCTTGActgcctttcttttttttttttcttcttttttttttacgttgtgAAATAGGTTGTGATAATGttttttcctacatattttataGGAcaaatggctgtttttttttttttttgcaacattgtaGAAATGTTTTTATAACGTTTTTATCACATTCGTAGGCTATGTCTCCTTCCGTACTTACCATGTCCAAACTAGTACTTTACATGCTGCCATCAAAATATTTACTTCACAATGTTAAATCTGAATATT is from Carassius gibelio isolate Cgi1373 ecotype wild population from Czech Republic chromosome B22, carGib1.2-hapl.c, whole genome shotgun sequence and encodes:
- the LOC127988201 gene encoding SLAM family member 9-like — encoded protein: MYQFGHGCVAEWVCRVLIFVFSPVHLRPRITGIRRGLTTAAAAPGKSEAEHLTNPLHVCHARKVKSVSVLEGDSVFLNTDVKVQRDDQILWMFGPQNTRIADIHRQNIYIDATNTIFENRLQMDNQTGSLTVRNIRSEHSGLYKLQIISSRGTEEKLFNISIYGVIGDTDEVKSVSVTEGDSVFLNTDVKVQREEQILWMFGPQNTRIADIHRQNIYIDATNTIFGDRLQMDNQTGSLTVRNIRSEHSGLYKLQIISSRGTEEKLFNISIYARLPAPVITRDSSQCSSGSSTSNCSLLCSVVNVSAVTLSWYKGNSLLSSISVSDLSISLSLPLEVEYQENNIYSCVINNPITNQTEHNINITQLCQPCAGLDNRSKHMMPKALIAIITIIAVLLACIAAVVGLRKKKARQ